The genomic stretch gtcacatactatcaccgcccccttacagttattcacctcccccatatgcacctgtggccatcaccgctcccactggatcactgcagctcccaccagggggtggtagcgcccactttggaaatcactgatctaaaccttcctttctcccttcctcattatttttgctaattcattattaaaaatttttctgCATATGCAAATGCTTCTTAgacattatttctttctttccttcctctctttagtCCCTTTTTCCAATGCTAAATAGACTCCAATGAATAAATAGCACATCCTGGGATTCCCTTTTCATTACCAGGACTGAACTTCAGGACACGACTCTTTGGGTAATAATCAACACCCGACTGGGCAGAACCATCTCGAGTGCTGCAGCGGACCCTAGAGGTCCTATTCTGGTCTCCTCTCCGGATCACTTTGATGTTCAGAATTGCAAGAGCATCTGGTCCAGCAGGCTCCCGGACTTGGTATGCAGCCTCTTCAAACTCAATAGTTGGGGCTAAGAAAACAAggttgggaaaaagaaaaagaatcacagaatttcagagctggaagataaTAGAGTCCATATCAACCCAAACATgatttcctcatctccatctctgcCAGCATgtcagtctttgcttgaagacctttagTTAGGTAGAACCCATTACCTCCTGTGGCAGCCCCCTCTACTTTGAGAAAGTTCTAATATGAAGTTTTCCCCAACATCTGAGACCACATGAACTAT from Gracilinanus agilis isolate LMUSP501 unplaced genomic scaffold, AgileGrace unplaced_scaffold34119, whole genome shotgun sequence encodes the following:
- the LOC123254855 gene encoding extracellular matrix organizing protein FRAS1-like: MATITISNDEDAPTIEFEEAAYQVREPAGPDALAILNIKVIRRGDQNRTSRVRCSTRDGSAQSGVDYYPKSRVLKFSPGNEKGIPGCAIYSLESI